The Actinomycetota bacterium DNA window GCTTCGGCTTCATCTCCCGTGAGGGAGGGGACGACGTCTTCGTTCATCACAGCGGCATCGCTGGTGAGGGATACCGTTCGCTGAAGGAAGGCCAAGAGGTCGAGTTCGAGGTTACACAGGGCCAGAAGGGCCCGAAC harbors:
- a CDS encoding cold shock domain-containing protein; protein product: MRGTVKWFSDEKGFGFISREGGDDVFVHHSGIAGEGYRSLKEGQEVEFEVTQGQKGPNASNVRPVA